The nucleotide window TTATGGATTTTACTTCTTCAGGGTCCAGTCTTCTGAACGCCTCCTTAGTAATCACCACTACATCAATGTTTTCTCCGGATGCTGAATCCCTTTTAGTCGCATTGTGGATTGCCCGGATAGCAAGGTCAAGGCCTTCTTTTACAGTCATGTCTTCTCTGTACTGGTCTTCAAGTACTCCGTATGCCATGGGAGAACCGGAACCCGTAGCTGAGATCCTTGTCTCTTCAATACTTCCTCCAAGAGCATCAAGTGAGTAGATTCCAGGCCCGTTTTTGTCAACTCCTCCTATAAGAAGCTGTACCATCATGGGATAGTAACGGTTGGCATTTAAGAAGTTTGACATTAAAGTTGCAATACCTTTTATTGTCATAGACTCATTTCTGCGCATCTTGTAGAGCTGTGATTCTACATTTACGAGCCGCACAAGCTGCTGGGCATCCCCTACCGAACCGGCAGTGGTCATTGCTACAAGGTCGTCGATCTGATAGACCTTCTTTGCAGTTTTACTTGCGATGAAATTCCCCATTGTGGCTCTCTGTTCACTTGCGAGCACGATACCATCGGTACAAACTACTCCTACGGTAGTTGTGCCCTTTAGATATTTGTCATTATCCATAAACATACCCTCATAATAAGTTAAAAATGAGAAAATGTCGCTAAAAAAAATGTTTTAGTGAGGTAAGTATTTTTAACTTAAATAGCAGGATTTAGCACTTCATTATCTCATTATTAATATCGCTATATATAAGTTTTCCTTCTCTTTTTTATTGAACGCGTCTAAATTTAAATTCGAAAGAAGATTTGGCAAAATAATTTTATCTCTTTTCGTTTACAGGAGATTCAAAACTCCTGATATCCCGAAAAATAAAAGTTTAAAGAAAAAGTCTCTCGACCTCCTCAGCAAGTTTGTTTACTCTCTGAATCACATTTTCAGGTACTTCATGCTTACGCATGAGCTCAGTTCTCTCAGCTATAGTAATCCTGCTCGTTCCCTTAACAAGATTATCGGCATGGGCAACTATTTTTTCCTCAAGGCTTCGTGGGAAATAATCATCTGCCGGAAGCCCTAAGCCTCTTGCCTCTTCTTTAGAGATTCCCGCTCCGATATGTCTTTTTATTATTTCGGAAATCTCAGGATCGATTCCCTTGACCGTGGCTAGCCTATACCCTTCTACCGCATGAGCGATTTTATGAGTTTTACACCTCCCTAAATCGTGAAGAAGAGCTCCAACTTCCACCAGTTCCAGGTTTATATTGTGCCCTGATGCTTTTGCTTTATTTGCAATCTCAACTGCGAGTGATGCGACTTCCTTACAGTGTTCTATCACATTTGAAGCGCATCCGGTTTCCTCAAGCAGCTTTATTGCTTCGGCTCGGGTAGTCAAGACAGATCACTTATACTGAACTGAGAGCATCTACACGCTTTTTCAGGACATCAATAAAATGGGAGTTATCGTAAAAAACCAGGTCTTCTCCACACATGGGACAGAGAAACTCGGTTTCCGTAGCTTCGTCAAAAAGAAGGCGAACACAACCCTGGGGGCACGTATAGAAAACATTGTTTTCTTCGAACTCAAGGCGAGTCTTCAGGTTGCGGAGCAGTTTTTTCTTCTCCTTCATAAGCTGGTGCTCTATATCAGAAAAATCCAGGCGCCAGAGGTATGTTAACCACCCGCTGTTAGAATCTCTTTCCCTACGACATATTGCAAATTTGTTTTCATTTAATATGAAGAGAGTTCTCCTCACGGTATTCAACAGAACCTCGGTCTTTGCCGCAATTTCTTCATCCGTAACCTCGCCTTCAGGCATTCTTTCAATCATTTGTAGCCCTTCTTCCCCTACAAGGCTAAGGAGGTATCCTCTAATTACCTTGTCATGTATATCGACCAATATGTTCACCTCGCAAATGCCAGTATGAATTGGACATACCAGTATTAAAATTTACATTCCCCTTTTTGGAAACATTTCATGGAAGTATTTCTTACCAGAGATATTTCTTACAAGAAAAATTGAACTTTTTAAACTTTCAATTTTTGTATATTCTAGGCAAATCTCAGGCACCTTCAGTTTTTGTATGATTTTCAATAAAAGCCCTTATCCTGTTTGCCCCTTTTTCAAGCGATAGAACTGCCTCTTCCCTGGTAGAGGTACGCGCAAAAAGGGAAGTAAGAGGCCCATCAGGCTCTATAACAGTTCCCTGAGAGGGAACGTCAGCGCCTTTTTCCCTCAGAATGAGCTCCATGAGCTTTTGATCTATAAAAAGTTCTCGATCCGAGTAGATTACCCCTCGCGCAGCAAAACCTTTGGCTTTGGGTTTCTCAGGGAGTTCTCCTCTAAAGCAGCCAGCATGAGCTTCAAAAAGGTTGATGTTCATCGCCATCTCGACAGTGTCAAGACTTCCCTGAAACCTCGGGTTTATTTCAAGTACTACAGGACCTTTTTTTGAAGCCAGAAAATCCACTCCGTTTGAGCCTAGAAGCCTGAACTCAAGCATAAGTTCTTCAGCAAGGGCTTCCATTTCCTCAGCCTGCTCATTCCTGAAAGGGGTTATATTTCCGCAATAAACAAAGGGCAGCCGTGAAAGCCAGGGTATTCCTATAAGCTGTTCATTAACAGCTACTGACAGAGCTTCGTTCTTTGTAGAAAGCAAGGAAACACTTGAAGGTATTCCTTCCAGAAACTCCTGAATAACAACAGTTTCTTCCTTAAGCTCTGGATTTAGCCCGTGTAATTCCTCAAGGATAGCTAAAAGCTCCTGTTTACTCCTGGCGATTCGGTTGAAGACTCCTCCTCCACCTGAAATTGGTTTAATCATAACCGGATATTCCACTGCATCCAGTTCTTCCGGAGAATAGCAGCGTGGATGGGGGATTCCAAGAGCTTCAAGCTTTTTTGAGAGATAGAGTTTGTCTGAGGCCTTCTGCATCGCATCCGGACTGCTGGCAAGTACAGAGCAAGAAAAATCTTTATGGTCAAGCATTTCCAGTCCCGAACCCGGGACAAGTGCATCAAATTCAAGTCCAAACTCAGCCATCTGAGCCTTTATCCTGGAAGTCTTAAGCCGGTGCAGTTCCTGTATGGTTTTACACTCAAGAAATGAAGATGCATAGGCGCATTCCCGCAGGTCAAAATCACAGAAAGCGTCTATAGAACAGACCGTATAGCCAGCTCGACTTGCAGAGCAGACAATATTTCGGGTGTCAAATCCGATTACAAGGATATTCTGCATGTTTCCTCTTTCCGGATCATTCATTTCGCCTGCGGGATCTCGGAGTGCGACAGCGCAAAGATTCCATATGGGGTCTTTAGAACAGGAATTTCACTTCCTGATTCTGCATTGAACGACATCGGTTTCTTTATGGCTACCGTCTCATAAGTTTCAGGGTCAAGCACCAGAATTGCGTTATCTTCAATTGAGACCAGCACTGTTAAAACCGCATTCCCCATATTGCCTATTTTCTCTGCTCCTTTTAATTCTTCAGGAGTTGAGATAAATCTTGAGCCGTCCTCAAGGGAGGTTCCGTTAACTTTTTTTCCTGAGCTTTTGATATGAATAATCTTTCCTCTAAACCTTATCACATCCCCAGGCCTGAATTCAGGAAGACGCACAGAGAAAGTAACTCTGTAAAGATTCTTTCCATCTTTCATTCCCACAAGGGTAGGAGATTCGGAAAAGTTGCCTCCAAGCTCGGAAGTGATCAAACGGCAGACTTGCCTGCTGGCATTCATAGAACCCATATAAAGGTCTACTCCTTCCTTTTGCTCCACTATCTCACTTATAAACGCAAGCCGATCACCTTTCTTTCTCATACTGTCCATAGATTCCCTGGCGATAACCATACAGCGTTTTTTCTCTTCTTCGGTAGGAAACCTGCCTGCTGCCCTGATCTGGATAATCGCTTCAAAGTATCCTCCGGACTCTCTGCTGCACATATCGCAAGCTGTCCGCTGAATCCTGACCTCAGTCTCAGCTTCTGCATGCACCGGCTCTTCCCTTACAACCGCATCGACTTCGGCTCTCACACGATATATATAAGGCGTAATCTCTCTGGGTTCAAGATAAACTTCCACGTCTCCGGCTTCGTTGTGGATAAAAAGGGTATCTTCTACGGCCTTTAGTACCACATCTTCAATGTTACCAATATCTTCCCACCGGCTTCTATGGAAGTATGCTCCGCAAGCTGAACATATCCTTACATGGAGTACATGGGGCAATTCAATCAGTTTGAAGGTCTCAAAAAAGCAGTCCTTGCAAACTGAACCAAAAAGCCTGTAGCATTCTTTGCCGCATCTAGGGCATGTGATGAAATTCATCTTTAATCCTTACTTATAATCTTCTTGGAATAGCAATAGTCGTCTTTTTGAAATAGTAATAATAGTCTTGGAATGTAACAATCTTCCTGAACAATATTCTTCCTTGAAGAATGATTTTTGAAACTCTCAGGAAGGGAAATCTACAAGATAAGTTAAGCAATTGACCTAAATTTAAGCAATTGACCTAACTTAAGCAATTGACCCAAACTTAAGCAATTGACCTGTTAAATCTGCTCATGCTATTTAAAAATAGCTGGATTGCAAATTCCCTTTAATTTTTATTATCCCCAACTTCTAGAATATAAAACCAGCAGAAAATACATGCCATTTATTAAATAAACAGTTTTAACAAGTTTTGATTTAAAAATTCGTTTTAAGATTTAAGAACTTGTTTTAAACAATTATTAAATGAACTTGTTTTAAACAGTTATTAAATGAACTTGTTTTAAACGAATTTATATTAAATGAACATAAAATATATAGTTTAATTATATATAAAATGTATAGATTATATATATGTTTTGTGGACTACTCTCATCCTCAAGAGCCATACGAAAACGATTATTTAAAGAACTCTGTAGAAGAAGACTGGAAGCTCACTTAAAAAAGAAATCTCCGTGCCTAAAAGACACGGATCTATGTTTTTAATTCGCATTCGGATTTATTTCTTCGGAGGCCAGTTCTTTTCCATAAAGCCTGGGAGTCTTCCAGAGTCCATAGGACCAACAAGAACCTTTGCACCGAGTTTATCCTCAAGGTCACCCTGCAAACGAGCAGCAAGACCAGGAGTAATTACAGTATTGTGGTTAACATCCGTCTTGAGGTCAAAGCCAGACTTCTCAAAAGCATCCTTTACTTTATCAGCAGTCAACTGGCCGCCGGCAACTGCAGCTTCAACACCGATACCATCGGTGTTAACTGCAAGCAGATAGCAGTTGATCCCGTTTGAAGAAAGGTCGCTCTCGACTGTATAGTAAGTCAAAGCGAAATTTGTCGTGAAAAGCACTGGAGAATTCTCATCCGGAGTTCCTACCTTGTACATCTTGGAATCTACAGCAACAGGAGTTCTCGGGTCAGTATAGATAGTCTCGGCAAGGTGAACCTCAGGAAGAGTAGCATAGGGCTCAAGGCTGTGCAGAATCATAACATCGCCGTAACGGATAGTAAACACAGCAGCCATTGCGGTTTCCCAGTATGAAGCGCTCACAGG belongs to Methanosarcina barkeri 3 and includes:
- the psmB gene encoding archaeal proteasome endopeptidase complex subunit beta; protein product: MDNDKYLKGTTTVGVVCTDGIVLASEQRATMGNFIASKTAKKVYQIDDLVAMTTAGSVGDAQQLVRLVNVESQLYKMRRNESMTIKGIATLMSNFLNANRYYPMMVQLLIGGVDKNGPGIYSLDALGGSIEETRISATGSGSPMAYGVLEDQYREDMTVKEGLDLAIRAIHNATKRDSASGENIDVVVITKEAFRRLDPEEVKSIRTSLSK
- a CDS encoding HD domain-containing protein; this translates as MTTRAEAIKLLEETGCASNVIEHCKEVASLAVEIANKAKASGHNINLELVEVGALLHDLGRCKTHKIAHAVEGYRLATVKGIDPEISEIIKRHIGAGISKEEARGLGLPADDYFPRSLEEKIVAHADNLVKGTSRITIAERTELMRKHEVPENVIQRVNKLAEEVERLFL
- a CDS encoding transcription factor translates to MVDIHDKVIRGYLLSLVGEEGLQMIERMPEGEVTDEEIAAKTEVLLNTVRRTLFILNENKFAICRRERDSNSGWLTYLWRLDFSDIEHQLMKEKKKLLRNLKTRLEFEENNVFYTCPQGCVRLLFDEATETEFLCPMCGEDLVFYDNSHFIDVLKKRVDALSSV
- a CDS encoding ATP-grasp domain-containing protein, with amino-acid sequence MNDPERGNMQNILVIGFDTRNIVCSASRAGYTVCSIDAFCDFDLRECAYASSFLECKTIQELHRLKTSRIKAQMAEFGLEFDALVPGSGLEMLDHKDFSCSVLASSPDAMQKASDKLYLSKKLEALGIPHPRCYSPEELDAVEYPVMIKPISGGGGVFNRIARSKQELLAILEELHGLNPELKEETVVIQEFLEGIPSSVSLLSTKNEALSVAVNEQLIGIPWLSRLPFVYCGNITPFRNEQAEEMEALAEELMLEFRLLGSNGVDFLASKKGPVVLEINPRFQGSLDTVEMAMNINLFEAHAGCFRGELPEKPKAKGFAARGVIYSDRELFIDQKLMELILREKGADVPSQGTVIEPDGPLTSLFARTSTREEAVLSLEKGANRIRAFIENHTKTEGA
- a CDS encoding 60S ribosomal export protein NMD3 — its product is MNFITCPRCGKECYRLFGSVCKDCFFETFKLIELPHVLHVRICSACGAYFHRSRWEDIGNIEDVVLKAVEDTLFIHNEAGDVEVYLEPREITPYIYRVRAEVDAVVREEPVHAEAETEVRIQRTACDMCSRESGGYFEAIIQIRAAGRFPTEEEKKRCMVIARESMDSMRKKGDRLAFISEIVEQKEGVDLYMGSMNASRQVCRLITSELGGNFSESPTLVGMKDGKNLYRVTFSVRLPEFRPGDVIRFRGKIIHIKSSGKKVNGTSLEDGSRFISTPEELKGAEKIGNMGNAVLTVLVSIEDNAILVLDPETYETVAIKKPMSFNAESGSEIPVLKTPYGIFALSHSEIPQAK